The Zingiber officinale cultivar Zhangliang chromosome 10A, Zo_v1.1, whole genome shotgun sequence genome contains a region encoding:
- the LOC122027447 gene encoding zinc finger CCCH domain-containing protein ZFN-like isoform X1, with amino-acid sequence MAAGSSYNASSQELGKLMENLKIEKDGQESADASPDSYPRRPGEPDCKYYLKMGCCRYGSKCKYNHPTIEQETMHRDELPRREDKPDCQFFLKTGFCKFGTTCKYHHPQDKPAVQLPSLNVFGLPLRKDVQSCSYFMKTGSCKFGVTCKFNHPDPANVGAMFFPSGPSVYGFTGYSTTTGGSHSSGGYPSWPSSWTLYPNNPYVQGPPAYSPHIQQSWRTYMPPASTNVPSMNDLRSSSSTSGIFPERPDEPDCEYYMKTGSCKYGSSCKYNHPKGRNQEADCAIGPYGLPLRPGLPTCKYYAANGNCKYGATCKFDHPVIAVYPWPEAASTSAYPYQNDRELTWRASNSSPSLRTPTELGQLKTPPRAIPAQYANNNEHESQSSTLSPNHPAPNSESSGNQSDEG; translated from the exons ATGGCAGCCGGCTCTTCGTACAACGCATCGTCGCAGGAACTTGGGA AGCTTATGGAGAACCTGAAGATTGAGAAGGATGGACAGGAGAGCGCAGATGCCAGTCCCGATTCCTATCCTCGACGCCCAGGAGAACCTGATTGCAAGTACTATTTGAAAATGGGTTGCTGCAGATATGGAAGCAAGTGCAAATATAACCATCCTACCATCGAACAG GAGACTATGCATAGAGATGAACTGCCTCGGAGGGAAGACAAACCAGATTGCCAG TTTTTTCTCAAAACTGGATTTTGTAAGTTTGGCACAACTTGCAAGTATCATCATCCACAAGACAAGCCTGCTGTCCAATTACCTTCGCTGAATGTCTTCGGTCTACCATTGCGAAAG gATGTGCAGTCATGTTCCTACTTTATGAAAACTGGATCTTGTAAATTTGGAGTCACATGCAAGTTTAATCATCCGGATCCTGCCAATGTTGGAGCCATGTTTTTTCCGTCTGGACCTTCAGTCTATGGCTTTACTGGATACTCTACAACCACAGGAGGATCACACTCTTCAGGAGGATATCCTTCATGGCCTTCCTCATGGACCCTTTATCCGAATAATCCTTATGTGCAAGGACCTCCTGCTTACAGTCCTCATATCCAGCAGAGTTGGAGGACATACATG CCACCTGCAAGTACAAATGTTCCCTCTATGAATGATCTTCGGTCAAGTTCGAGCACGTCTGGTATTTTCCCAGAGAGACCTGACGAACCAGATTGTGAATACTACATGAAGACAGGGAGCTGCAAGTATGGTAGTTCTTGCAAGTATAATCACCCTAAAGGGAGAAACCAAGAAGCTGACTGTGCCATTGGACCCTACGGCCTTCCTCTCAGACCA GGTTTGCCTACATGCAAATACTATGCTGCTAATGGAAATTGTAAGTATGGTGCAACTTGCAAATTCGATCACCCGGTTATTGCTGTTTACCCTTGGCCGGAAGCAGCTTCAACATCAGCATATCCTTACCAAAATGATAGAGAGCTTACATGGAGGGCATCAAACAGCAGCCCATCCCTTAGGACCCCTACAGAACTCGGTCAGCTCAAGACTCCTCCGAGAGCCATTCCGGCACAGTATGCGAACAACAATGAACACGAGAGTCAATCTTCGACACTTTCTCCAAACCATCCTGCTCCGAATTCAGAGTCGTCAGGAAATCAATCGGACGAGGGCTAG
- the LOC122027447 gene encoding zinc finger CCCH domain-containing protein ZFN-like isoform X2: MENLKIEKDGQESADASPDSYPRRPGEPDCKYYLKMGCCRYGSKCKYNHPTIEQETMHRDELPRREDKPDCQFFLKTGFCKFGTTCKYHHPQDKPAVQLPSLNVFGLPLRKDVQSCSYFMKTGSCKFGVTCKFNHPDPANVGAMFFPSGPSVYGFTGYSTTTGGSHSSGGYPSWPSSWTLYPNNPYVQGPPAYSPHIQQSWRTYMPPASTNVPSMNDLRSSSSTSGIFPERPDEPDCEYYMKTGSCKYGSSCKYNHPKGRNQEADCAIGPYGLPLRPGLPTCKYYAANGNCKYGATCKFDHPVIAVYPWPEAASTSAYPYQNDRELTWRASNSSPSLRTPTELGQLKTPPRAIPAQYANNNEHESQSSTLSPNHPAPNSESSGNQSDEG, encoded by the exons ATGGAGAACCTGAAGATTGAGAAGGATGGACAGGAGAGCGCAGATGCCAGTCCCGATTCCTATCCTCGACGCCCAGGAGAACCTGATTGCAAGTACTATTTGAAAATGGGTTGCTGCAGATATGGAAGCAAGTGCAAATATAACCATCCTACCATCGAACAG GAGACTATGCATAGAGATGAACTGCCTCGGAGGGAAGACAAACCAGATTGCCAG TTTTTTCTCAAAACTGGATTTTGTAAGTTTGGCACAACTTGCAAGTATCATCATCCACAAGACAAGCCTGCTGTCCAATTACCTTCGCTGAATGTCTTCGGTCTACCATTGCGAAAG gATGTGCAGTCATGTTCCTACTTTATGAAAACTGGATCTTGTAAATTTGGAGTCACATGCAAGTTTAATCATCCGGATCCTGCCAATGTTGGAGCCATGTTTTTTCCGTCTGGACCTTCAGTCTATGGCTTTACTGGATACTCTACAACCACAGGAGGATCACACTCTTCAGGAGGATATCCTTCATGGCCTTCCTCATGGACCCTTTATCCGAATAATCCTTATGTGCAAGGACCTCCTGCTTACAGTCCTCATATCCAGCAGAGTTGGAGGACATACATG CCACCTGCAAGTACAAATGTTCCCTCTATGAATGATCTTCGGTCAAGTTCGAGCACGTCTGGTATTTTCCCAGAGAGACCTGACGAACCAGATTGTGAATACTACATGAAGACAGGGAGCTGCAAGTATGGTAGTTCTTGCAAGTATAATCACCCTAAAGGGAGAAACCAAGAAGCTGACTGTGCCATTGGACCCTACGGCCTTCCTCTCAGACCA GGTTTGCCTACATGCAAATACTATGCTGCTAATGGAAATTGTAAGTATGGTGCAACTTGCAAATTCGATCACCCGGTTATTGCTGTTTACCCTTGGCCGGAAGCAGCTTCAACATCAGCATATCCTTACCAAAATGATAGAGAGCTTACATGGAGGGCATCAAACAGCAGCCCATCCCTTAGGACCCCTACAGAACTCGGTCAGCTCAAGACTCCTCCGAGAGCCATTCCGGCACAGTATGCGAACAACAATGAACACGAGAGTCAATCTTCGACACTTTCTCCAAACCATCCTGCTCCGAATTCAGAGTCGTCAGGAAATCAATCGGACGAGGGCTAG
- the LOC122027527 gene encoding GDSL esterase/lipase At2g42990-like, translated as MGGLHCLLLLSFHLIAPLPSLAGRIPAVIVFGDSTVDAGNNNYVATIAKADFPPYGRDFPGGRATGRFCNGRLATDFISEALGLPPSIPAYLDPAYTIEDFARGVCFASAATGFDTATSDFLSVIPLWKEVEFFKEYRQRLTAYVGKKKAAYIVREAVYIVSIGTNDFIENYYSPLGRRRWEFTVEEYVDFIVGLARDFFRDIYRLGARKISFTGLSPFGCLPSERATNQETKGACVEEYNRVAKEFNGKLEAAMQRLCEELPGIKLRFAPLYDLFLDATQNPSRYGFESSSRGCCGTGKFETSITCNEWTPFTCEDADKFAFWDSIHPSERFYRFFANQTLSTSLAEFI; from the exons ATGGGAGGCCTTCATTGTCTCCTCCTCTTGTCCTTCCATTTGATCGCGCCGCTTCCCTCCCTCGCCGGCCGGATTCCGGCCGTAATAGTCTTCGGGGACTCCACCGTAGACGCCGGGAACAACAACTACGTCGCCACCATCGCCAAGGCCGACTTCCCCCCTTACGGCCGCGACTTCCCCGGAGGGCGTGCCACCGGCCGCTTCTGCAACGGCCGTCTCGCCACCGACTTCATCTCCGAAGCGCTCGGCCTGCCGCCCTCCATCCCGGCCTACCTCGACCCCGCTTACACCATCGAGGACTTTGCCAGAGGGGTCTGCTTCGCGTCTGCAGCCACCGGCTTCGACACCGCCACCTCCGACTTTCTC TCGGTGATTCCTTTGTGGAAAGAGGTGGAATTCTTCAAGGAGTACCGACAGAGGCTGACGGCCTACGTCGGGAAGAAGAAGGCCGCCTACATCGTCCGCGAAGCCGTCTACATCGTCAGCATCGGCACCAACGACTTCATCGAAAACTATTACTCGCCGTTGGGCCGGCGGCGGTGGGAGTTCACGGTGGAGGAGTACGTGGACTTCATCGTGGGGCTCGCCCGCGACTTCTTCAGGGACATCTACCGGTTGGGGGCCCGCAAGATCTCCTTCACCGGCCTCAGCCCGTTCGGGTGCCTGCCGTCGGAGCGGGCCACGAACCAGGAGACGAAGGGGGCGTGCGTGGAGGAGTACAACCGCGTGGCGAAGGAATTCAACGGGAAGCTGGAGGCGGCGATGCAGCGGCTCTGCGAGGAGCTGCCGGGGATCAAGCTCAGATTCGCGCCGCTCTATGATCTCTTTCTCGACGCGACGCAGAATCCATCGAGATACG GATTCGAGAGCTCGAGCAGAGGATGCTGCGGCACGGGGAAGTTCGAAACATCGATCACCTGCAACGAGTGGACGCCTTTCACGTGCGAAGATGCAGACAAGTTCGCGTTTTGGGATTCCATCCATCCATCCGAAAGGTTCTACCGATTCTTCGCCAACCAGACGCTGAGCACGAGCCTCGCCGAGTTCATATAG